The DNA region AATTTTCTTAGGATCAACTTGGATCCCCTCATCAGAAACCACATAACCTAGAAAAGCgacttctctaagccaaaactcacacttgcttaACATAGCATAAAGATGCTTCTCACGGAGTATTTGAAAACTACTCTAATATGCCCATCATGATCCTCTTTAGTCTTACAGTATACTAGAATGTCATCGATGAATGCCACGATGAACTGATCCAAAAATGGCTGGAAAACTCCATGAATGCAGCCAAATCATTCGTCAAACCAATGGGCATAACTAGCAACtccccataacgagtcctaaaaatGATCTTATAAACATTGACATCCTTAACCTTAAACTAATGGTACCCAGAATGGAGATCTATCATGGATAACATAGAAGCCCAATGAAACTAATCGAACAAATCATTGATCCTCAGAAGTGAGTACTTGTTTTTTATGATCAATTTGTTTAGCTGACGGTAATGTATACACATCCTCATAGTACGATCTTTATTCTTCATAAACAGAACTTGTGCCCCCAACGGAAAGACACTAGGATAAATGAACCTTCGATCGAGGAATTCTTGAAGCTGAGCCTTTAGTTCCAAAATTTCATTCGATTACGATAGGTAGCAATAGACACTAGAGCTGTACTTGGTAGAACCTTGATACCGAACTTAACCTCCCTATCTGGAGGAAAACTAGACAAattttcaggaaaaacatccagaaaCTCCTTAACTATCCAAAATTTCCCAATAGATGAATCCACAAAAGCCGATTCACATACATTGGCTAAAAATCCCTCGCATCCTTTACAAACCAACTTTTCAGCTATAAGAGCGGAGatcacattggataagtaatcctgACGCTCATCGATCATATTCATTTCCACATTATTCTTTGATCTTATGACTACTCtcttagtagcacaatccaaacTGACCCGATCCTCCACGAGCCAGTCCATAACTAGAACCAAATCAAATTCCCCGAACGACAACTccatcagattagccagaaaCCCAATCCCTTGTATCTCCAGCAGTACATTCCTATAAAGCCTATTAATTTGAACTGATTGCCCTAGTGGACTGATCACAGTAATCTTTCCAGAAGTGCTCTCAACAAACATACCCAAATTCACAAAAATAGAACTAGCTATATAGGAGTGTGTTGATCCTATATCtattaaagaaaaataaggtacaatatgaatgaagaacgtatcGACGATAACATCTATGGCATCTTTATCCTCGCCAcgtagctgtaacaccccaaactcggcttggacgttatggccgaatctgcgatgtcacattgaaatgTGTTTTGAAAGTTCTATTTGAAAAGTCCGTACTATATCAAAACCCTTGTAGTGATATTTTACAAAGCTTTTAGGTATCTTGATCGTTGTTAAAACTCAAGtaggtttagaaaaaaaataatcatttcgggttgttattacactttaaaaacaACTTTTGTTGCAGAAGCTTTCTGAAATATGTTGTAATAGCGTGgtgtttcaaaaaatatttatctttttgaaaactcgcGTCCTACTACTagtagatataaattaaaataagtaaacccaaaattgaagtaaaaatttaaagaggccttattacatagcaaatacccaaaataaataaCTTAAAGATTAAAAGTTTAAAGAAGTAGCAAAAGCAGTTGTGTGGCCtccatcgagtccctcgcagcatcgactcacctaaggattacctgtacaggaaagcagaagggtgagtttatgaaaaactcagtgtataatccctTTACATTAATCAGCCAGACCATAGGCAAAAACAGTTTGGGCTTAAGCCCGTTTCAGTGACAGTCTAgtatcagttagggccttagcccaatacagtatcggtatcagtgtgggccttagcccaattcagtaacaGTAACAGAAATGCAATCAGAAGTCCTACCCATCAATcttctacactccactccgttcAGCCCTACACtttatgtggggattaaatcgacccacccatccttacactctagaatatagcaccggttgcggcgctaaacagtatttgcagtagagttGCAAAtgcagtacacttcctccaaatatatcaaacccacccccatgcaatatgtcatgtcatagtatcatacgtgtatgcaaaaatgtcatgctcgaatatAGTCATACAATGCaaaaatgtcatgctcgaatatagtcatacatatcatagggatatgtcagtcattttacctcataggggtataacagtcatttcatcagtatggggtctgagtgtacttaccgacccaacagtaggtccataaTCGTCTTgagcgacctgtgcaaccttaacggtcaaacagtgaaaatgggcctaaagcccataaCACGgctcatgtgggcccacacggccgtgtggcccacaaagcccaaaaatggccttggccatgtaaaCTGCATAGCCTAGCCCAATAATTGTCACACGTTCATGTGGTTCACCCATgtagggcccacgagcccatgTGGTCTACACCCCAtatcggcccaacgtggcccaaaatggcctaagccTATGACACCACTCATGGTTGCCTCCATGATCAAACTCCCACATTTTAGGTGTTCGGATTActacacgagcgagcgcacgcttGTGTAGTATCAATAATCAtgtttttttggcttttgccgatctatgtttatagcagtgtggttacacacctgtttacgaaACGTGCGTCTAGCTCAAGAGTTCCCCAAACCTATATCAACATGATACACTATCAGTCCTTTAATTAATGGGGTTAACAATCCCTTAAATAACTCTTAACCAATCTATAATTTATCACTTGCCTTGAATGAACAAAAGACTCCTCACACTTCAATCGATACCGAAGATTGATTATAGGCTCTTACAAATCATCTgcatcaaatcaaaatctattaacCTTTAATAGTAACGTTCGCATAAAAAGTTGAACCAATATATAGCACTTACCAAAATCACAACACCGATTCTAGGGGTGGAAAACAATCGGTCTTCTACCTCAAAAGAAACCCACACCACAGAGGCAAGGCTAGTACCAACACGTCTCTagccataaatttcaaaaaaggaATAAGTCCGAAGTAATATTGCTACATAAAGAAAAAGTGTAAGAGGATAAAGAAGAAATAGGCACCAACCGATTATTCAAGGAAGAACTACAAAAATTGAAATAGCTAGAGAGGGAACTAAACAGAAGTCGGCCTAAGTATCCAAATAGAAAGAGAGGGAAGAAGGTATAATCGGTTTAAAGGGAAAGTCGATTGAGAGAAAAGGAGAAGAGAGgaaaaacaaatcaaaaccaaaactaaaactCGAACAAGTTTGAGAAAGGGTGTTCAGTCAAACAAAATGAACAAGGGAAAGAATAACTGCTAAAGGGTGTAGAGAAAATAGAGGAGGTCAATCTATAAAACATTGTTGAAGAACAAAACCCGAACGAAAAGTTTCCAAATGGTCACACTTAAAATTCAGCTACCAAACAAAACCACAAAACCAAAGAGAGACAAGAAGCAAAAGAAGCAAAGACTACCGAAAATGGGAAGCAAAACCATACAATTTTTGGCACCAAGAGCCTATGACTGAATTGGCATAGTGGAGTTCCCATAATCGGCAAACTATTCCCACACACCTCAACCACCCATAACTCTTTCCTAAAATCTCTCTACAAGATCCTTAAATCGACCACCATCCAAATCCCCTATTCTTGAGTTCTACTGACACACAGCCTCTCACACGACAGCATGAAAAATAAAACACCTCTTGCGTGCAGCACGACTCGAACACAAGCCTCCTAGCAGTAGTTACATGCCATTATCCCTTGGACCAACAAcctttttatgacttgattttccTACAATTATTTAAGAACCCACTATCTAGAAGCAAgggttttattcaattaaaacaaaatttttgctaaagctaaattttgaacccaggacttcccaCACCCCTTAGGACACTTAACCATTAAAGTCAACAAGCCAATAGGCAACATAACATACAAATTTAATCACTtaagatttggggtgttacaatagcacCTTTTTCGAGTACTCTCTGACCCTTATCCTTATTGTTACCACCTTTGGCTAGACCACAGCCCTTAGGTGGTTGTTGAACTACTCGCTGAGGCTGAACAAATCCAGAAGCTGAAGCTTGTATCTAATCGGAACATTGTAGATAATTATTGATGCGGTGCTCCATTGACGATAAGCTTctaacctcctccaacactcacctGGATGGTGTTTACCACAATCCCTTCACAGCTAAGCCACATTAGGAGCAACTGGAACCTCCACCTTTGAAGGCTCATTAGATCTGACCCATTTCTTATGCCTTTGAGTAGAACTAAAAGGATTCGAacccctcttattcttacccctcTCACATTCTCTGTTTTCGCTCTCAATACACTTAACCACCTCAGTAATTCTTGCCTTGTCCACCAAGATGGAAAAAACTCGCTTCATCTGcagagctatcagaaccctcaaaTTATCCCTCAATCATTCCTCGAAGCAAATACACTTATCAAAATTGATTGATACCATCCCACAAGTATATCGGCTCAATTTTAGAAATTCGGCCTCATACTCTGCCATAGTCCTATCTCCTAGAGTAAGGTTGATAAACTCGCATCTACAAGCATCCACATAACATTCCCATACATATTTACTTTAAAAGGTGCTATTAAAATAATCCCACGAAATCTGATCCGGCTGAGTACCCTTCTCAACCGTCAACTACCACTGATACGCCTCATCACGAAGTAGAGATattgcaccctttaatttctactAAGAGGTGCAGTTGATATCATCGTAATCTTCTCtgtggcctctaaccaatattcggCCACATTCAGGGCGACTCCAGTGATACCCATAAATAATTCAACACTATTGGACCTGAGTCATTCAGTTACAAACCCACGACTCCCAAAACCAGAATGGGGCCTGGTAACCTTCTCCAAAACTCTCAGCATGGCTTAGGACAACGAGTCATCCCCAACCGAGAAATTTTGAGACTCGGCCTCAAAAGTAGGTGTAGACagtgtctcactcgtatccaCATTAGACATACTACCCAACAAGGACAACTCAGTTCAAGCCTCTCTCCGACGCCTGCCGTGCCATAGGTACCGCGTCCATATGATCCACGAGTACTCATCGTATAATTTATCTACATTACGAGTTTTATGTATCAGTTCCAGTATTTATTTGACAAACATTTTATgctaaaaaatttatcaaaagaaGTTACAGAGATGTTTCAGTCTCTAACTATCACAGTACAATACTaaacatttcaaatttttctAAACTAAAGTTTATCTAAGTTAGAAGTACTTACAAGATCAGCACTGGAGACTCAATATTTcacataaatattttttcaaattaatatagAAATGAACTTTACTCAGAAAatgattttcacaaaaattttgaaacccaaaattttatagcccgagttttgcaacatgactctgatatcactaaatgtaacaccccaaacttgacgTAGGCGTTATGGCCAAATTAGGAAGTGTTACGTAACTTGATCGAAAGTTTAGTGTTTGTATAACTTGAAAATTGTCACAAGCTCTTAAAATCCCATATTATTCGATGACATATCTTATCTAGTTATTTTATTGCAATcattgtttgcttatattttcTAAAAACTTACAATTTTATAGCGGAAACTCTTAGAATGTTGACTTTTTGAAAACAATGTTTATTGTTGAAATCTATTACTTTtgcgaaaattttttttttatcaataaaacGTTTAAGTGGCATTTTgtgcaaaacaaaaataaaatctcaAAACCCAAACAGTTCAAAATAGTCCAAATATTAAAAACGcttaaaaaccaaattaaaatgatttaaatgaaCATGTTTAATATAACTGAGCTCCCGTGGCACCGGCACGCCTATGTTTGAGGATTACCTGGAAATATCAGTCAAACAAAAAGTGAGTTtttaaaactcagtgtgtaacaaaTAGCTCAAACATATAATTTATATCAAACAAATCTAATAGTAATCGAGTTTTAATAGAACAGTAGAgatacatatatattttcctaCCCCTATCCGTTCCATACCATCTGCGatcatcccaacacaccatattaGGTACGAaacacccatccaaccctacacaccacttacAGCATGTTTGGTTCAGTGTAATGGCAGAGCCATTACAACCCTATTCCGTGGGCCCACCCAAAACACTTGTTTGGTTTAATGGAATGCCCTATTACGTATTTATTCCATTAAGCGCCTTTACTATTTCTATTCTGTTTCCTTAGCACTGATTACTGATTCGGTGTTTAAGAAAACGCTCCCTACAAAGACGCTTCCCACTTTGCCCTCTCCCCCTCTCCCACTTTCTCACCGGAAAAAAGCAGACGGACAATCCTTCATCGCAGGGTCAGGTAAAACATTTTCTCCCTCTGTTCCTTTCATATTCCTCTCTTCCAATTTTTCTGCCCtcttttttctgttttctttttgtttctctcaatatcatttttcttttcctctcttccatttctttttcttgatctataaaattcCATTTATTGTTGGAAAGAGCAAGAGGGTTCTTAGAGGGGGAATTGAAATCTAAATCGAAAATCGAAAATGTTGAGGGTAAATTGAGTGATAAACCGGGCACGGGCTTTGATTTCAAATTGTCAATACCTCCTAAGACATGACCCAAAGATTTCCCCTTCACCTCCTCAACAGTTTACTTCAAAATCATCCATTCACTTCTTCGATATTTACACGGCAATTCCTCTATCTCCCCTTTTTTAActctaaaatatttgatgttttaAGTTATAGTTCTTTTTAACTTTTTGTCTTGTGTGTGCAGCTTGCAAGCAAGGAAAAAATCGAGAAAGAATGAGTAAGACTGTAAGTTTAAGctttgtttgtttattgaaattttgttatGTGCTCTTTTTTCtatgaaatttaatataaataattgttttaatttgatttaggGCAGTGCTGATGAATTGAATAGAGgatattttgatgatatgtctGAGCTAAAACAACATGGTGGTAAGGTATTAACTGATTTGttctttttatatacatataggATATATTATTTGCAAATCTATTCAAATTAGTTGAATTGCAACTGATTTCTGAGTAAAATTAATGTTACTTTctgtaaacattttaattgttagttttttttCCTGGCAAATTGCATTGGTAAATAAGATTCTAATTCCCGAAATTACAGCCAGGTAGTTTCATGCCGTGGATGTTATATATTCTGATGGTAAAAAATCAAAGCTACCGATTGTTTTTTATGCTAGCAAGTTGGCTGTCCCTGAAGCATCTTTAGATTTAGAGCAAACTCTCAGGTATGGTTTCCTTTTTCTATgtttgttttggattaaatttatgTATTTCTTGATGATGTTATAAATCTTCCATTTTTATCATGATAAGAGAATGTTGAATAGATAGTGCATTGCTTTAAAATTGTGATAAGAAGCATATCAGCGACTCCATGGCAATGGAGGGGTTAGCACTAAATTGTAATCatgaaaacaacaaaaacatgAGAAACACAAGATTTTGTTGGTtgctaacttttcttttctcttgtttCTGGTTATTGTTATTGATGATGCATTTTAACTCCTTTTCCTGACTTGTCAGGCTATGGTCGATTCTTAGGGCAAGCCTTTTTATGACGCCTTTAGTGAGTCCGAGAGCGTGCAGCTATATGAAGTtctatattttttctatttaactTTTCATTCCTTTTTGGCATGTGTGGTGAATCAACTATTCTCAGTTTTCTATTCCTAGAAAGAACTTATAGTTACATGCATCTGTAGTCAATAAcaataacaaacaaataaaacagCGAACAAGAATAAAAGATAACCATGCTACTACGATAAATCATATTACTTGAGACACAAAAATGTCTGAACCATTTTTAGAGGTTGATGTGAAGTTGAATCTATTTCTTGAGGTTGTTATCTTATTGGCTTCAAAGATCATGATAGTTACCTGGATATTTAACTTCAATTCTGCCCCATGACAAAACATTGTTCTTTTGGGTTGTCCAAAATATCCATCTGTATATGTTTTTGCCTtccaaaataatatgaaattgttAAGTTTTGCAGTTCCTTTTAGgtttattaaatttcaaaattttcaggCTCCTGGTGCGTTACCTAAATTTGAGAGCCCCTTTGACTAGATAGTTCTGGCTCATatgatttgatttatattttacttCTGTATAATCTTGATTCTAGTCATATTTTTTAGAATGTCAGCATGATAATGTGATTGTATTTCTGTTCTAGTATGTTAACGTGTTTAATTATCTCATCTTTCTAGCTATTTAGGCAAtggttttttattttactttgacaACATTATGGATGAGGTTGATTTTGTAAACAAATTTACACGCGACCTTTTATTTTATTGCCAACTTCAGCCGTTGAGGGTCCGGAAAATATGTAAGTATATCTTGTTTAATTGCAGCATACAAATGCTAGGGTTATGTGTATGTATCCTATCTTATCCATTTGCACATTTATCTTTTGGGGCTTGCAAGATTTGAGGAGCCTCTCTAACTAtactattatttcattattttagtatattcatttaatatatattgaaGGATAATTAGTATGGTTGATTAAATCGTATTACATAGTGTCTGACACAAACTTAATCCTCTACCTCAAATATTGTTATTAGTACGGGAGGGGGGATTTTCATTTTCACTCTCTAATTTTTCCATGCATATATTATAAAATGGATTTTTTATTAATACAGAATGATACAAGCTCTACTAGATAGACTTGTTCCTTTGCTTCTTCCGCAATTACAGCAACTGGGTTCAACTCCAAAAGTAGCTGATAAATTAGCTTCTTTGTTCATATAAGCTAGTAAGGCTTTCACCcgttaaatgttttattttccctAATTTGTGTTTCTTTGTCTCAGTTAAGTCCATGATGATAAACCATATTCTTTTTAATCTGAATCAATGGCAATCGTTTTTAATCTGAGAAAAAAGTAAGGAGGGGAGGGGGGAATAGCATATTCAGACATATTGGCTGGGGCTGGCTATTTAACAAATTAACGATCATATTCGCCAAATGTAGCTGTACTTTATTCTGTCAGATTAAAGTGATGTAATGAAGGATGTTAACCTGCCGCTGCTAGCAATAGTATTTGTTTTAATTACCTTAAATAATGATTTTCTTTTCTTGGATGTTCTAACCTTGCCTTTGTGTTAAATTACTAATATCAGATAAACTAGCAAAGGCAAGGCCGAGTAAttcaataaatttgatatttcaGCAGAGAAGGCATTGTTGAGATTCAGCAGAAAAGGCATTGTTGAGATTCGCAAACTCAATAAATTTTGACATCTTTGGTTAGAAAGAGTTGGAATCTTTATCGCAATATGGGTTAagttttaacattattttattatgatttcgGATTGTCCCCAATTGGTCTCTTTGGAAATAGAGGAGATATTGCAACTTGACAAGATTCCGAGTGTtgaatatatacaaataaaatgtTTATGCCTTTTCTTTTCGATGCTTCAGTGATCCTAATACCAATGGAtaagtagaaaaataaaaatttcagacTATTTCTATAGTTTTATTATGTTGGTACCAAATTTCAAACTATTTAAACAAATGTTTCAGCAATACTAATACCAATGGTGTAcaagtagaaaaataaaaagataacacTTTTTCTTTTCGGTGCTTTgtgcctttttctttttaataaaaaattcatgtttaatacaatttatcaattttagATAATAACacagataaaaaaattatataaaaaattatgtaaataacaAATGAAACTTTAGTTCAAACCATAAATTTGGGATTAATTTATAAGAAGATAATGACACAAGTTATTATGGTCCAAATGAAATTTTAGATGATACCATAAAATTGAGATTAATTTATAGGAAGATTAATTTAtagaagataattaaattatttgtttcactaatgatattcttaaattatttgtttcactaatgatattctaacacattaaatatgcattgtagtttaaaaataataaaataattatatattattttttaatattatatattatgatttttattcattcatattttaataataattatattaagaatgttattaaattatatattattatctttattaaattatttttaataataattatattaaagtatgattaaattatttattatttattattaaattatatttaataataatcctattataaattaataacaataacaataatcatctacctaaaaaaattctgctaagggtattctggtcattttagtttttttttccttatgctattacaatatcattccattcaaccaaacacaagaatactattacagttctattccattccattcaaccaaacagttgaattactgattacaattcaattacagccctattccattacagtgaaccaaacgtacccTTAATGTCATTAAGACACTTACAGAATAATTGCAGCTATGCTGCCAATATAGTGGGTCATCAACAAAATCATTTCCTAAGTTTTCACAAATCGGCTTAAACTACCCTCCCAAAGTGTATAAGTTAGAACCAAAGTGCGTTTCTTCTAGGCCGCATGATCCATGACAATATCTTGATTGCCTAAGAGTTGTTACATTATCTCCAAAGCTCTAAGAATGGCCCGAACAAAGGTTTTGTTATTAAGCTTGATATGAGCAAAGCCTACGGCTGTGTTGAGTGGAATTTTCTTAAAACAGTCATGAAACGGTTGGGATATTCAGAGGCTTGGGTTGGAAAATTTATGAGTTGTGTCCAGTCGGTTCATTATACGATTAAATGCAATATGGTCCTTCCTGAGATCATCGTTCTCGAGCTGGGTCTTAGACAAGGGGACCCCTTCTCCCCTTACATTTTTTTTGTATGGAGGCCCTCTCGAGAATTTTGATTCATGCTCAAAGTAATAACATGATTAGAGGCATtcgggctagtattaatgtcccTCGTATCAATCATCTTTTTTTCGCTGACGATGCCGTtctttttgttcaaaatgaaaagaAGGATGTTGAGGTGGTCATTCACCTTCTCTTTCAGTGCAAGTTGAGATATCTCATGACAAATAAATTTCACCTTAGTGAAATATAGAGAAATGGTTAAGTTCCCTTGTGAAATACCTGCGAGCTCATTTTCTAGGAACTGGAGGCGTACTTCATTCTTCTTCGAAAATAATTTGGCGAAAGTTTCTTAGGCTGCCTTTGGTGTCTTATCGTCACGAATATGCTCCAAAAGGTCCTTTTCAATTGTGGTCTTCAATACAAATAAATCCTCTCCAGCCTTGATGTTCTATTTTCTCAAGGCTTCAATGTTTTCCTTCGTTGGAGGAGTTGTGTCAGTGCCAACAACTATTTCCCACAAAGGATAACCTTGTAGGTGGAACTCTATGCAAGTTCGTCAGTAGCCATAGTTATGGTTATTGAGCTTTTTGATTTCGCTGCTCGCACTTGCAAGATCTACCATGGTGATTGAGGCCTGTCGTCAAGTAAACTTGGTTCTAGACCAATAAGCTTCACAGTCCCTGACTATGTACTGGTAGAGTCTCCCTTTAGTGCCTTTATGCCACACCAACCAATGTAAGCGTACAACCTTATCGAAGATTCCTCCACCAGTTTAGTCCTAGATCGcttactctgataccacttgttgggaaCTCAATGAGCTCAACACACCCACTACACAGGACCTAAGCCCTACAACTAATGTTACACCAATTCTATGAAGTTAGCTAACCTCttacatttttaaattcttaGTACACTATAATACTCAGGCAGTAAAGTCGACCATATATCATTTAGGTGACAAAGCCGACCATATATCGTTCAAGCGGCAGAGTCAACCATATATAAAAGCTAATACAAGTGTACAAGTGTTTAAAAACCTAAGGCTTAATCAAGACTTACAATTACAAGAGAAGAgatacaatataattacaatatgATACACACTTCTCTCTTTTTCATCATCACATGAATGGAAGCTCTTACCCCTATTTATAGAGCTTAGTGACTATTGGATTGTTAACACATGTCAACATCCTTATCATTAATTTCACAAATATTTAATGACTAGAATGTTCATGTATAATATCTAGTCTTCTATATAAtattctatttctttattttatatatatattctagaaTCTTCCAAAGAAAATATCTCTTAAAGGATAAGTTTGATTTTTATCTAGAAGTTGCATTGGCTTTCAACagattttgttaaatttttttgtaagtTTGATTATTTGCTTTAGTTTTCTTATTGTTTAGTTTCTTGagttttttattttggtaaataaaacgTTGTCATATTCAAGAACTTTGTtgcgaactttttcttttctttggcttATGTAATGTTGACTTGTTTCTTACTGTATTGTGAATCTAATTTTTTTCTTGGTGAATGAGATTAAGCAAATATAAGTAGGGGCTTTCAAATGGTTAATCGATCGGTTAACCAAATCAAACTACCAATAATCGAATTTACCAtaccaaaatttttccaaaaaagtaaCTGAATTGAAATATTTCTGTTAATTTAATTtgttaaccgaattaactaaaatttatatattttaattttttgttaaaaaagtataaaatatatcaaaattaaccGAATTAGCTGATTTAACTGAAAG from Gossypium hirsutum isolate 1008001.06 chromosome A04, Gossypium_hirsutum_v2.1, whole genome shotgun sequence includes:
- the LOC107948016 gene encoding uncharacterized protein, producing MFEDYLEISVKQKRLYYFYSVSLALITDSVFKKTLPTKTLPTLPSPPLPLSHRKKADGQSFIAGSACKQGKNRERMSKTGSADELNRGYFDDMSELKQHGAR